The Porites lutea chromosome 11, jaPorLute2.1, whole genome shotgun sequence genome contains the following window.
GACCATTTTATCCTTTCTAAGCCTTATTTAACGTCTCATGTCCTAAATTCCTTGTAGCCGAATTTGGCGCTTATTTAAGACATGAGAATCAAAAAACGCTTGCTTTATTATCGAGTGTCCCCAGGGTGTACCCTGTTAAATGCCCCACAGCTGAAAACGAGTCGTTTTGTTCAGTGTGAAAAACATACTGGATcagtttaataaaacttttatttacaagagtagctattgttttagggtctgaaaacaatagctacacttgttaATTATACTTGTGAGAGTTTTATTAagggcttgtttacatggaggtgggggaccccagataggtgaggtaacgtGCGGCGgatcaccccacctatcatgtaaacgtggtcaaattaaaatgagagattatatggacagacGGGTTACCCCACCAAACCGGGTCACCtcgcctacctggggtcccccacctccatgtaaacaggccctcaaTTGATCCCGGGTTTCTGTGATGACGCGTGGTTTGGAATGGTTTTTAATTGAGTGTCGTAAGTTAGCAACTACTAAAACCAATCACGGTGGATGCAAACAGTCAAGTAAACCAACCAATTAGAACACGAGTTAATTATGTGTAGACGGTGTAAAGCGTGGAAAAAACGTTCGATTTAATGAAGAGTGGTGTCATTGTATATAGCCTGTTGTGAACTGGAGGTATCGTTCAGACGAGGTTAATGCGGGGGGATTCGGAACGGTTCCTCACGTAAGCCTTGACTGCAATTTAGTTCCAGTTCATTTTTGAATTCTTTATCATCTTTTCCAActcgtttttgttgtttctacAGTTGTCCTTGAAGACGCGCGCTATGGACGTGGTGATGGGAGTGCAAAGCATGTACGAAACCATCCTACACAACTAAAACCCGGCGTCACTCAGTGAGGGGTTCACTTTCTGAGAATTTTCCGCACGTTTAAAAATAAATCGGCTAGAAATGTTCAAATAAagtaaactgaaataaataaatttggcGTCAAGAGTATCTAATTGTGTTGTGTTTTGCACCTCGCGGTGTTTGGCAGGAAACGCCATCTGATGTGGATTAAAAAGGCAAACAACTGAGGGCAACGCGTCGATAGTTTctcaataggctgatttagcaacagaacgggaacgtcatttgaccaCGGCAAAGCGCGCGAAAAGGACTAAACTCTACTCCCGGTGCCCAGTTTGCCGCtcagccattggtcaagccagttgtttgatttgcgcgcgccgtcgtcaactgacgttcccgttctgttgctaaatcagcctaatctTTCCCCGACGGTGACCAATCCACTTTTCACCTCAGTTTACAAAGTCTTTAATTAACACCACAGTTTCTTTACAAACTAAACTCATCATACGTCGATAAAGACACTTCCTACTCCAAACAGTTACTTGTCTCCTAGTTTATGTTTTGCTTCTAAGACTGATTGATTGTTCAGTCAAACTGAGCTTTAGTCCTCTTCTCATTATCGTGAGTCCTCTAACTATCCTGCAGAAAGTTATGATTGCGCACATTTCATCCGTTATTTGGCCATACTTCTCCCCGCCCGGTCGCGCGGCCGTCTTACCCTGTCGATGTTCTTCTACTATATTGACTCCGATGAGACCAAAATTGGTTACTCAGTTCTCTCTATTGACAGTAAAGACAgctacttaaaaaaaataaccgtgCGTTCAATGCACGCATTTTGGTGGGAATCCTGTGCACGCCCTTCtccttaaaagaaaaagaaaaatgacattAAGTATTGATGGTTATGCATCCCAAACAAGCCCTATAAGATTTTGAGGACAAACTAGTGGTGGTGTAAATTAATTGTGGCGCAATTGTTTCTCAAAGACTTTTCCTACTGAGGTGTAAACATAGCCTCAGAAGCCGGCCATCAACATGTACAGAGTATACAGCAAGGTGAACATCACAATCTCCTTTGAACCGCAAGAGCTTCTTCCAGCTCCTATGGGATTCGGACTCGGTGAGTATGCTGCTACCATCCCGTGAGCCCCGACCACACCCTTTACCATCCCATACAGCTCTTGCGTGGCGATGTTGATGATGGCAAGGGATTGGTTAGCAGTGGCTGGAGTCACAAGCCAGGGACCCGATGCTACCAATGGTCGACTTATGGCGTGCATACCGGGTGCCGAATATACGCTTCCAACGTTCACGATGTAGCTGATTTGGGGGTTTCCAGAGTCGAGATCTAACACAGCTATCTTGTCGCTGTAAATAAGACTGATGTAAGCAAGAAAACTTCCCTTCTTTTCGACCTTCTCATAATAAACAAGGTCGCTCACCCCATCAGCGATATTTAATGTGGACTTCAAAATGGTAGCACTGTCCTTGCCAGGAATAACCAGAACATGAACTTTACTAGCAATGAGAAGGTTGGCCGACTCGTTGACGGTTTTGTAAAGTGCGACGATGTAGCGGCCATCGGGTGAAACATACGGTTCCCCAGCGATGTTCCACTTTTGAAGAATTTTATCAGCGGTGAGGTCCATCTCCAACAGAGCAACCTTCTTTGTGGCTCTATAGCAATCAAAGAAGGCGTGTTTGTTCACGGGGCTGTAAGCGAAGTTGAAAGTTCCGGTGCAGTTGTAGTCAGAAACGTTTACAAAGGTCTTGTATGCCTTGGCTATGAGGTCAATTTGGTGCAGGCCTGGGTTGTACATGTGAGTGACATAGCCAATTTTGCCGTCTTTCACCTCTGCGTCAGCGAACATGTACCCGAGTGACCAACCTAAGAACGTATGCCGTTCGACAAAAGCTTTGTCAGTGTATAGCATAGGTAAAACAAAAGCACTGAGGGATTTCTAAGAAACGCTAAGAAACTGAAGCTTACATAACAAAGCCGGTCGCCGGCCGCTAACGGAAAAATGCTGCCAGTTTCGCGCGCAGGAAAACGTTCATCTTGGGTCttgctttcgttttctttaatttctcgATTCTAATGCGCAAAGTTTAGGTAAATGATCTAATTGTGGCTATTTCGAGAACTAAAATACACAACCGTCAATTGACAAAAGAAACTCATTACCCTAAGCCCGCGTTTTGTAAAGGCGGAGTTCAAAATTCCATTTCAGTTTCATAAAATTCACAAGATGAACTTACAACGGTTGCCATGCTTTGGGAGGCTAAATTCGATGCAGTCGTCAGGTGCAATCCACCGAGAAAACTGAGTTGAATTTTATAATAAGTTGCAATAAGCTTAGATTGCGTTTCTCATTGGTTagacaaaaaaataacgccAGTTCTCTGTACCTACCTGGTTGCACATGTGCCTTGATAGCCTTGTGCGTCTTACGCAGGCTTCCATCAGTGTtaatgacgtcaaaagtagaGTTGGTCCAGGTGTGTACCCAGACCTCCTTCAGCCAATGTAGGTAGTACAGATCACGAGGGTAACCCCCTGTTTGGATTGTTTCCACGACCTTTGGAGTAAATGTTTAAATTATAAGgtcattttacagttgtgtgttCAGTgtcctagcctgcgaacaagctctccggggcgttCTGGCGGCCACTAGAGCTCCCCggagaacttgctcgcaggccTAAGTGTCGTGGTGTGTTTTTTCTCATCGTTTTTTAACGATCCTGGGGAGTTTTTGTGCAAAGCGGGCCAACGAACTTCTTGATCTTGAAAGTTCTTTATAAATGTTTCCAGttgaaatttattaaaaatttgACAACGCAATCTAACATCGTCACTGTGAGGACTGCCAATCACCAGTTTGATGcggtttatttatttatttatttatttattttgacttATTTAAATTCATTGATTGTATCCCAGATTAGACAGATTATCTTGCAGGATTGTCACGTTCACTTCTatgctttttcaaaaaactttcTCGAAAGAGCTCAGTAGAGTACTCGGTTTATATGTATTTTACCATAAATAGATGCAGACTACGTCCACACTTATATGGCAACCTGTGTAAACACGGTCAATGTTGTGGTCCACACAAGTTAGTCGGGTAATCGTTTACGGATCGTTACGCGACTGTCCACACGGACTGCAACAAAGGCACGGTTAACTCACAGATTTCTTCTTCCAGAGTATGTTTTGTGACTGACAACGCCAGCAAAAGGCAACGAATTCATGAAGTGCTAAGATATACCGTTAGGCTATATGAAGCTATATGGAACCAACTTcctcaaagtccttcgcttcgcatttccggttccggtagttgGCCCCAGCTTTCGCTCTCTCGCTCGCTTTTGCCGCAGAAACACAAAAATCTACCGCTAGCGCTTCGCGCCCGTAaaaaaatttgagctcgacttgtaaGCAAGTCTATATGGAACCTTACGGTTTTCTTCACAAGAAAACGTCAGTGGAGAGTTGTCTGTTTTATATGAACTCATGTACTTTGCAGACCTCTTGTAGAGCTACACACTTCTTTGTTACTTTTCGTTTCCTGTTTTTCCTCTATCCAATTTTTCAGCTCACATTCCTCAGTCTGGAACCaaaaaacaacatctttttccCACAACGTCGCGGTGAATAACCTTTAGTAAGGTATAATAGGCTTTTGTTTCAATGAAGTGGGAGCGAGTAGAGAAGACGTAAGGAACTCGGCATCCTCTATCTCAGCTTGCTGATACATTGTCAGCTGACattgtggcccgggttcaaatctcGGCGTCGGCGTCGATGTGGTTGATgagggttgagtttgttgttggttctctcccttgctaagagaggtttttctccgggtactcaaTAACCAACACCTCCGAATTCTAATTCGATCTGCAACGCACGGACACCTTTCAACGAGTGTCAAGAACTACTAAGTTCGTGGGCAAACaaattacagtcgactcccgataactcgaaccttcaaggaaaatcgaaaaaagttcgagttatcgggagttcgagctatcgggagctcgaagaaaatagccgggagtaaggagaaaaaaaacagtttttactgcgcagtgaacattttaattacAGTTAATTCTCGCGGagcgagtttataattttgtcgcgcGCGCAGCGCGCGTATCATGCGAGGATCGCAAGCGAACTGCGATTTCGCTTTGGTCATAAATCTTTTCTATCGGTTTGGTATCcgcagttgcctagcaacaTACCATAAACAAATCCTAAAGACGCCATTCAacatgacgtcatcgtgcattttgggtttccaggcaacaaGTGCAGCGACTTGGGCTCATTTTATTCATCCTCTGTTTATTGTACTTTGGCAAATCGCTAAATAGTTCTGAGGCAAATAACCGCGGGCTGCAAACACAACAGTGCCCGATTGGACAAGTGACTGGAAATCCTTGCCCTGGAAGGTTTAACACCGAAAGAACGGTGACCTGAACTTAAATCTCAAATCTCAAATCTCAAATCTCAAATCTCAAATCTCAAATCTCAAATCTCAAATCTCAAGTCTCAAATCTCAAATCTCAAATCTCAAATCTCAAATCTCAAATCTCAAATCTCAAATCTCAAATCTCAAATCTCAAATCTCAAATCTCAAATCTCAAATCTCAAATCTTTATTTCAACAAGGTAAAAATTCATCAGGTCTTTTGTTACATATAAGGTATAAACTACAtaacaatatttaataataataaatacatatCTAAAGAGTCTCTTAAAAATACTACTCAAAATTACGTACACTAAACTATACCTGTTttccatgaatgccgtgtatctAACTTAATTAACTAAAATGAAAGTTTAGCAATTGCTTAAAACGATTTAGAGATTTCTCTTGCCTAAGATTGCAGGGCAGACTGTTCCAGAGAGTTGCACCTCTATAGCTAAAGCTCTTTTTTAGGTAGTTGGTTCTTGAGAGTCCCTTAAAGACATAGCCTGACGTACTGCGCTCAGTAAACATAGAGGATAAATAGTCAGGAGCCAGATCATTAAGAGCTTTGGACACCATTAAAGCTACTTGAATTTGACGTTGGGTGATCAGGTCTTTCCAACCAGGTTGTTGTAACAAGTAGCGAGCGTCAGCATCATAGGAGGAGGAAGTCAAAATGCGAGCAGCACGATTCTGCAGTTTTTGTAATCTTTCAGAGAGCGTTTTGCCgcaattaccccagacaataCTGCAGTAATCGAAATGGGGTTGTACCAAGGCATTGTAGGTGTAATGTAGTATTTCTGGCGAAACAAAAGGTCGAATTCGCTTTATGGCGCCAATGCCGGAGGCAATCTTTTTGGATAGTTTGTCGATATGACTATGCCATGCCATGTTATTATCAATGAGAATCCCAAGTGATTTAGTAGTTGAAACTTGCTTTATAGGGATATTATCTATCGAAAGTTCAAGGTATTCAGATAATGTACTCAGTTTTTGTCCAGAACCAATTAACATAAACTCGGTTTTAGTTGAATTCAGAGTAAGTTTGTTGCAGAGAAGCCATTTGTGGATGTTACTTAAATCACGATTCAGACTAGACTGCATTGAGTGTAAGTCGTCTGCGCTAGCATATGTTATGTGGGTGTCGTCTGCATACATCCTAGGTTGGCAGAACGACAAACAGTTTGGCAAATCA
Protein-coding sequences here:
- the LOC140951488 gene encoding follistatin-related protein 5-like, giving the protein MHWFSASLLIFTVILSVSCSVVKATPEQTDQRIMFYVFGSDNIYIIDPKSKEISSTIGPDGVCTKSNNRYSRNNCSFGKNIVVRDELIFFSDMPGNRVHVIDVQQQKVVETIQTGGYPRDLYYLHWLKEVWVHTWTNSTFDVINTDGSLRKTHKAIKAHVQPGWSLGYMFADAEVKDGKIGYVTHMYNPGLHQIDLIAKAYKTFVNVSDYNCTGTFNFAYSPVNKHAFFDCYRATKKVALLEMDLTADKILQKWNIAGEPYVSPDGRYIVALYKTVNESANLLIASKVHVLVIPGKDSATILKSTLNIADGVSDLVYYEKVEKKGSFLAYISLIYSDKIAVLDLDSGNPQISYIVNVGSVYSAPGMHAISRPLVASGPWLVTPATANQSLAIINIATQELYGMVKGVVGAHGMVAAYSPSPNPIGAGRSSCGSKEIVMFTLLYTLYMLMAGF